Sequence from the Nymphalis io chromosome 14, ilAglIoxx1.1, whole genome shotgun sequence genome:
ACTCCCATACCTAAACCATATGGGTTATTCATAACTAGCCTGGGTCTTTTGGGATCTTCATGCAAGCTCTGTGGTGGTGGAGCCATTTGGTGGGGATGGTGATGAGGCTGATGAGATTCTAATATCCTATCCTTTTTAGAAATTCTCTTTTTACTGTTTGAGCATGATTCTGGTGTGACTCTCCTTTCGTTCCACAGACGTTCAATCAAAACAGCTCTTGCTTGAACACCACTTGGATCTTCAACTTGTTTTCGAGATATGGGTGTGTTGGCCACTCTTTGTTTCATCGCCTCCAACCTCTCTTCTGTTTGGGTCATTTGCACAACGGGCAATCCGTgtgaattacatatattatgcaGAACACAGCAAGCTACGACCATCATTGCTACTGTTGGAGGATCAAACTGCTTATTACATGTCGCTTGGAGGCATTTCCATCGAGATTTTAATTGCTTAATTGTTTCTGTCACAACACTATGAGCTTGTGCATGTATGTTTGTGTAGTATTTCTCTGGTGACACAggagatttttttgttattttcggtACTGGAACCATTAGGTATGGCTTTTGGGAGTAATGTGCACCAcctgaaaattaaatagtagTTATTCACAAATGgagattttaacaataaaaaaaaaaattgatttattatataaattaaaaaaatgctagTAGGATAGGAACTTCTTGAATGAAACAACTTATCACATCAATTGTCAGTACAGTTAGCAATGCAATagaggtttttattttttgcatacaCTCTAAGCACTTTGtctaaaattaatgataaaagacAAGGCTCACCCAGCATTAAAGCTCTAAAAATTATTACGAGAATAAACCctagtttgaaaaaaaaattaaacattaggAGTGGAGtaaaaattgtttcttttaGTTTCATCGAATTCTAAATCACTTGTAGCTTCAATGGATACAAGCAAACATTCGGCACGCGTGGGGCACGTCGCGCCACTCACCGAGCAGCCACACGAGCTCGCGGGCGTGGTTGAGGCTCTGCAGGTCGATGCGCACGGCGTGCCGCGCCAGCGCCGCGTCGTGCGACAGCGCGCCGCCCGGGCTCGCGTCCACGCTCGTTAT
This genomic interval carries:
- the LOC126773248 gene encoding putative nuclease HARBI1; translation: MADKPPEDGYISVVDEEPVFFELLKWDSSQSQKQHEPRSLEKAKSPEKSVPKPKDDSDPFDLSDSAFIDSYRLSKDLARSLCEELKPVMPESTKSIEFSVESKVMATLSFYATGKYQKSIGGRTDPNITQYFVSTAVIQVTEAMNHPTIVKKYIHFPHLRNEREVVKNGFYMKYGIPNVVGCVDCMHVPIARPDDDQKKHFNKSYHSKKVQIISDSNMNITSVDASPGGALSHDAALARHAVRIDLQSLNHARELVWLLGGAHYSQKPYLMVPVPKITKKSPVSPEKYYTNIHAQAHSVVTETIKQLKSRWKCLQATCNKQFDPPTVAMMVVACCVLHNICNSHGLPVVQMTQTEERLEAMKQRVANTPISRKQVEDPSGVQARAVLIERLWNERRVTPESCSNSKKRISKKDRILESHQPHHHPHQMAPPPQSLHEDPKRPRLVMNNPYGLGMGVAPGWGHYPQH